Proteins found in one Populus alba chromosome 14, ASM523922v2, whole genome shotgun sequence genomic segment:
- the LOC118039425 gene encoding probable xyloglucan glycosyltransferase 6: protein MLLCVELIAYLKGWHFSPPSVELAEAAVERAYAKWLEIRANYLAPPLQSLTNLCIILFLIQSVDRIVLIVGCFWIKFRKLRPAAAAEYVGRENVEDYPMVLVQIPMCNEREVYQQSIAACCIQDWQKERMLIQVLDDSDELDAQLLIKAEVQKWQQRGVHILYRHRLIHTGYKAGNLKSAMSCDYVKDYEFVAIFDADFQPGPDFLKKTIPHFKGKDDLALVQARWAFVNKDENLLTRLQNINLSFHFEVEQQVNGVFINFFGFNGTAGVWRIKALEDCGGWLERTTVEDMDIAVRAHLCGWKFIYLNDVKCLCELPESYEAYKKQQHRWHSGPMQLFCFCFVDILCAKALLDERCKGE, encoded by the exons GGGATGGCATTTCAGTCCCCCGTCGGTGGAGTTGGCGGAGGCCGCGGTGGAGAGAGCCTATGCCAAGTGGTTGGAAATAAGGGCGAATTACTTGGCGCCGCCGCTGCAGAGCTTGACGAATCTGTgtattatcttgtttttaataCAGTCGGTAGATCGTATTGTGTTGATAGTAGGGTGTTTTTGGATCAAGTTTAGGAAATTGAGGCCGGCGGCGGCGGCGGAATATGTTGGTAGGGAGAATGTGGAGGATTACCCGATGGTTTTGGTGCAGATTCCAATGTGCAATGAGAGGGAG GTTTACCAACAATCTATTGCAGCCTGCTGTATCCAGGACTGGCAAAAGGAGAGAATGCTTATACAGGTTTTGGATGATTCTGATGAGTTAGATGCTCAACTCCTTATCAAGGCTGAAGTACAGAAATGGCAACAAAGGGGTGTGCATATATTGTATAGGCACCGTCTTATACACACAGGCTACAAGGCTGGGAACCTGAAATCTGCAATGAGCTGTGATTATGTAAAAGATTATGAGTTTGTAGCAATATTTGATGCTGATTTTCAGCCAGGACCTGATTTCTTGAAGAAAACTATTCCTCACTTCAAG GGGAAGGATGACCTAGCATTGGTCCAAGCAAGGTGGGCATTTGTAAACAAGGATGAAAACTTGCTTACAAGACTACAGAACATAAACTTATCATTCCACTTTGAGGTTGAGCAACAGGTGAATGGTGTTTTCATcaacttttttggttttaatggAACAGCTGGTGTATGGAGGATTAAAGCCCTTGAAGACTGTGGTGGTTGGTTGGAACGGACAACAGTTGAAGACATGGATATTGCTGTTCGTGCTCATCTTTGTGGATGGAAGTTCATATATTTGAATGATGTTAAG TGCCTTTGTGAACTTCCAGAGTCCTATGAGGCATACAAAAAACAGCAACATCGCTGGCATTCAGGTCCAATGCAGTTGTTCTGTTTTTGCTTTGTTGACATACTTTGTGCAAAG gcacttttggatgaaagatgcaaaggGGAGTAA